CGCGACGCTCGGCATCCGCCGCGCGGCGCAGAGCGCCGGCCAGGGCGGCCTCACCTCCTTCGACGCCGAGATGGTCGACCTCGTCAACGCCGAGCGGCGCCGCGCCGGCGTCGCGCCCGCGCAGGCCTGGCCGCTCCTTCGCGAGGGCGCCCTGGAGCACTCGAGGTGGATGGCGCGCACCGGCAGCTTCGAGCACGCGACCGGCACGACCATCAGCTCCGACGGCCGGGCCGCGGGCTGTGACGCCTCGGCGGAGAACATCTTCTGGGGCACGAGCGGCTTCGCCACCGACCCCGCGGCGGTCCTGCGTGAGTACATGAACTCCCCGGGCCACCGGGCCAACATCCTCGCCCCGGAGAACCGCTTCATCGCCATCGGCAGCGTCCAGGCGGACAACGGCCGCATCTACAACACCCAGCGCTTCGCCCGCAGCTGCTCCTGAGCCGCGCCTGAGAGGGCCTCAGCCCTTTCCTCCAGCCCGCCCGTTACGGTAGGCGGACCGGCACGGCGACCGCCTGCCGTGGGAGAGGTGTGACAGATGCGGCGAGTGTTCGGCGTGCCCCGGGCGTACGCGTGGGGTTCGGCGTCGGCGATCCACGATCTCGTGGGCAGCGAGCCGGACGGCACACCTCTCGCCGAGCTCTGGTTCGGGGCCCACCCCTCCGCCCCGGCACGGACGGCGGAGGACGGCTCGGACCTCCGCTCGCTCATCACCGAGGACCCCGAGGGCACCCTGGGGTACGACGTCCTGGCCCGCTTCGGCCCCCAGCTGCCCTACCTCCTCAAGCTCATCGCCCCGCAGCGGCCGCTGTCCCTCCAGGTGCACCCCGACCTGCGGCGCGCCCAGGAGCGCTTCGCCGCGGAGAATGCCGCCGGCGTCGCCCTCGACTCGCCCGTGCGCAACTACCGCGACCCGAACCACAAGCCCGAGCTCGTCTTCGCGCTCACGACGTTCGAGGCGCTGTGCGGCTTCCGCGCGCCGCGGCGGGCCGCCGAGCTGCTCGCCGGCCTCGACGCCCCCGTGGCGCGGTCCCTGCACACGGCGCTGCGCGCCGACCCGACGCCGTCGGGCATGCGCACCGCGTTCACCGCGCTGCTCCACGAGTCCACCCGCCCCGGGCCGGAGGAGGTCGAGCAGGTGGTCGCGGCCTGCCGGGAACGGGCCGCGCAGGGCTCGCCGTCACCGCGCGCCGACGGCATCGTCTGCCGGCTGGCCGAGGAGTACCCGCACGACCCCGGCGTCGTCGCCTCCCTGCTCCTCAACCCGGTGACCCTGCAGCCCGGGGACTCGCTGTTCGTCCCGGCCGGCGGCGTGCACGCCTACCTGTCCGGGCTCGGCGTCGAGGTCATGGCCTCCTCGGACAACGTCCTGCGGGCCGGGCTGACGAGCAAGCACGTCGACGTCGCCGAGGTGCTCGACTGCGTCGACTACGTGGCCGCACCGCCGATCCGCATCGCGCCGGAGGTGTTCCACGGGGCGACCCGTGTGTTCTACGCGCCGGTGGACGACTTCGAGCTGTCGGTGACGACCCTGGCCGAGGGCGACTGCGCCGACGGCCCGCGTCCCCTGCCGGGCCGTGGCCCGCGGGTGCTCCTGTGCCTCGAGGGCTCGCTCGCGGTGAGCGGGGAGACCCGCGGCCTCACCCTCGACCGGGGGCACGCCGCGTTCGTCCGTGCCGACGACGGTCCCCTCACCATCGCCGGCACCGGCACCCTCGTCCAGGCCGACGTCCCCTGACCCTCCGCGAGAGCCGACTTGCTCGCGAGAGCGGACTTGCTCGCGAGAGCGGACTTGCTCACGAGAGCGGACTTGCTCGCGAGAGCGGACTTTCTCGCGAGAGCGGACTTGTTCGCGAGAGCCGACGTTCTCGCGAGAGCGGACTCGCTCGCGAGAGCGGACTCTCTCGCGAGAGCGGACTTGCTCGCGAGAGCCGACTTTCTCGCGAGAGCGGACTTCCGCACGAGAGCGGACTTGCTCGCGAGAGCGGACTTGCTCGCGAGAGCGGGGTTCTGTCTGCGCTGGGGAACTGTCGTCGGCGTGCGCGACGAGTGGAATTCCCGCGCTGAGGTGTGCGCGGACGTCGACCGGTCGGTGTTAGTGCGGAAGTCGGCTGTCGTACGGAAGTCCGCTGTCGTGCGGAAGTCGGCTGTCGCGAGCAACTCGGCTGTCGCGCAGAAGTCGGCTGTCGCGAGCAACTCGGCTGTCGCGACCAACCCGGCTGTCGCGCAGAAGTCGGCTGTCGCGACCAACTCGGCTGTCGGGCGGAAGTCGGCTGTCGCGGGGGATGGGGGTCAGGGGGTGGGGACGTCGGCGAGGCGGAGGAGGAGGTCGCGGACCTCGGTGGCGCGGACGTGGGACGTCGCGGTCGCCGGGTCGCTGCACAGGAGGACCGGGCCGGCCTCCGGGGAGTCGGGCAGGCGCCCGTGGCTGCCGCGCAGCGGGGCCGGGTCGAGCGGCACGACGTCCATGAGGTAGCGCATCCCGAGCTTCTTGCGCAGCAGGGCCTTGCCCGCCCGGAGCTTGACGAACCTGTCCTCCGGGTCCATGAACAGCTCGACGGGGTCGTAGCCCGGCTTCTTGTGGATCTCCACGAGCCGGGCGAAGTCCGGGGCATGACGATCCTCGAGCCAGTAATAGTACGTGAACCACGCGCGCGGCTCGGCGACGAGCACGAGCTCCCCGGAGCGCGGGTGGTCCAGGCCGTTGGCCCGCTTGCCCTCCTCGTCGAGCACCTGCTCGACGCCGGGCAGCGCCTCGAGCAGCTCGCGCACCGCGGGCACGTCGGCCGGGTCCTTGACGTAGACGTGCGCGAGCTGGTGGTCGGCGACGGCGAACGCGCGTGACGTCCAGGGGTCGAGGAGCTCGCCGGTGGAGTTGCGGTGGACGTGCAGCAGCCCTGCGCGGCGCAGCGCCCGGTTGACGTCGACGGGCGTGTCGACGTCGGTGATGCCGTACTCGGACAGGACGACGACGGTCGCGCCGAGCGCCTCGGCGTCGTCGAGCAGGGGGGCGAGGGCCTCGTCGACCTCCTTCGCAGCCCGAACGGCCTCGGGGCCGGAGGACCCGAAGCGCTGGAGGTCGTAGTCCAGGTGCGGGATGTAGGCGAGGGTGAGGTCGTGGTCGGGCATGACCTTGCGGGTCGCGCCGACGATCCACCTCGAGGACTCGATGTTCGCTCCCGGCCCCCAGAAGGTGAAGAGCGGGAAGGGCCCGAGCTCGGTGACCAGCTCGTCGTGCAGGGACGGCGGCCAGGTCCAGCAGTCGGGCTCCTTGCGCCCGTCGGCGTGGTACTCGGGCCGGGGCGTGACGGTCGTGTCGACGTCGGCGCCCATGGCGTACCACCAGCACACGTTGGCGACCCGGTAGCCCGGGCGGTGGCGGCGGATGGTCTCCCACACGCGCTCGCCCTCGACCAGACCGCTGTGCTGGCGCCACAGCAGGACGTCGCCGAGGTCGCGGAAGTACCACCCGTTGGCGACGATGCCGTGCTCGCTCGGCAGCAGACCGGTGAGGTAGGTGGACTGGGCGGTGCACGTGACGGCGGGCAGCACCGTGTCGAGCTGGGCCTGGTAGCCCTGCCGGGCCACGCGCCGCAGCCGCGGCATGTGCTCGAGCAGCTGCGGGGTCAGCGCGACGACGTTGAGTACGAGCACCTTGGTCATGCGTCCTCCAGTCCGAGCGAGAGCAGCTCGCCGCGGGCGTGCCGCAGCTCGGCCGCGATCCCCGCGACGAGCCCGGCGTCGTCCGCCGGGCGCTGGTCGGGCGGCAGGACCGCCCACGTGTAGGTCTCCACCTCGAGGTGGTCGGTCAGGGGCCGCGGGCCGCCGACGAGCGCCCCGAGCGACGCGGTGAGCGAGGCCGTCGTGCTGCCCAGCGGGCTGCGCGGGGCCGAGTGCAGCGGCAGGTGGAAGTGCACCCGCCAGGGTCCTTCGGCGGGCAGCGGCTCGTCCCCGAGCGCCTCGGGCAGGTCGTCGCGCCCGACGACGCCGTCGGCGGTGGGCTCGCGGACCTGGTGGAGGAAGCGGTCCTCGACGAACTCGGCGAGGACGGCGCGCGAGGCCGGGTCGGCGGGGTCCGCGACGTCGAGGGCGGCGGACACCTGCGCCTTGACGACGGGCAGCCCCGCCGAGGTGAGCCGAGCCATCGCCTCGGCGGGGTCCTCGAAGACGGTGGCGAGGTGCGCGGTGTCGACGCACACCCCGAGGTGCTCGGTGTCGATGCCGGCGAGCTCGCGGACGGCCTGGGCCGTCGTCTCGACGACGCAGCCGGGCTCGGGCTCCAGGCCCACCCGCACGGTGCGTCCGGTGCGGTCACGCAGCCGGGCCAGGCCGTCGGCGAGCAGGTCGAGGTTCACCCGAGCCGTGGCCGCCCGCTCGGGCGACCACGGCGTGTGCCATGCGAGCGGAAGGGTGCTCACGCTGCCGCGGACGGCGTCCTCGGGCAGCAGCCCGGCGAGCACGGCCGCGGCGTCGAGCGTGAACTCCAGGCGCTCGGGCTCGGTCCAGTCGGGCCGGTAGACGCGGTGCTTGACCACCGGGTCGTGGAAGCCGCCGT
Above is a genomic segment from Georgenia wutianyii containing:
- the manA gene encoding mannose-6-phosphate isomerase, class I; amino-acid sequence: MRRVFGVPRAYAWGSASAIHDLVGSEPDGTPLAELWFGAHPSAPARTAEDGSDLRSLITEDPEGTLGYDVLARFGPQLPYLLKLIAPQRPLSLQVHPDLRRAQERFAAENAAGVALDSPVRNYRDPNHKPELVFALTTFEALCGFRAPRRAAELLAGLDAPVARSLHTALRADPTPSGMRTAFTALLHESTRPGPEEVEQVVAACRERAAQGSPSPRADGIVCRLAEEYPHDPGVVASLLLNPVTLQPGDSLFVPAGGVHAYLSGLGVEVMASSDNVLRAGLTSKHVDVAEVLDCVDYVAAPPIRIAPEVFHGATRVFYAPVDDFELSVTTLAEGDCADGPRPLPGRGPRVLLCLEGSLAVSGETRGLTLDRGHAAFVRADDGPLTIAGTGTLVQADVP
- a CDS encoding alkaline phosphatase family protein; the protein is MTKVLVLNVVALTPQLLEHMPRLRRVARQGYQAQLDTVLPAVTCTAQSTYLTGLLPSEHGIVANGWYFRDLGDVLLWRQHSGLVEGERVWETIRRHRPGYRVANVCWWYAMGADVDTTVTPRPEYHADGRKEPDCWTWPPSLHDELVTELGPFPLFTFWGPGANIESSRWIVGATRKVMPDHDLTLAYIPHLDYDLQRFGSSGPEAVRAAKEVDEALAPLLDDAEALGATVVVLSEYGITDVDTPVDVNRALRRAGLLHVHRNSTGELLDPWTSRAFAVADHQLAHVYVKDPADVPAVRELLEALPGVEQVLDEEGKRANGLDHPRSGELVLVAEPRAWFTYYYWLEDRHAPDFARLVEIHKKPGYDPVELFMDPEDRFVKLRAGKALLRKKLGMRYLMDVVPLDPAPLRGSHGRLPDSPEAGPVLLCSDPATATSHVRATEVRDLLLRLADVPTP
- the eboE gene encoding metabolite traffic protein EboE — protein: MRLRHPDGTVVHLAYCSNVHPAEDLAGIHDQLRRFAGPVRAELGVDRLGLGLWLPAQAAGLLAADRSELAALRRTLDEQGLEVVTLNAFPYGGFHDPVVKHRVYRPDWTEPERLEFTLDAAAVLAGLLPEDAVRGSVSTLPLAWHTPWSPERAATARVNLDLLADGLARLRDRTGRTVRVGLEPEPGCVVETTAQAVRELAGIDTEHLGVCVDTAHLATVFEDPAEAMARLTSAGLPVVKAQVSAALDVADPADPASRAVLAEFVEDRFLHQVREPTADGVVGRDDLPEALGDEPLPAEGPWRVHFHLPLHSAPRSPLGSTTASLTASLGALVGGPRPLTDHLEVETYTWAVLPPDQRPADDAGLVAGIAAELRHARGELLSLGLEDA